The genomic stretch TCTGATATTGCTGTTTCATTTGTTACGGTTTCATCTCCTGATTAATATCTAATTTACCTTCCCCTACCCTTTTTATGCAACAACGCCCATATCATCTGTATGTTCATGAAATGAAACATCCGTATAACCGAGATGTCGAATTATACTGTCATAGTTATTTTCTGACTGTTTTTTGACATTATCGATAATGTCTTTGAAAACTGTAGGTTCTTTTGATTCAGTCTTTTTAGGTGATGCATCTGATCTAGTCTTTTTGGGTGGTGCATCGGGAGTTGGAATATTCGTATATGTTCCCCACAATCTACGAAGTCCAGCCTCTACTATTAGTAATTTAGAAAGAATATACAAAGAAACTATTGGGTGTTTTAAATCGTCTAGTGTTACGATTCCTACTATTGTTTTATCTCTTTTTACGAAGAACCATCTGTAACGGCGAAGATACTCAAATGCTTTTTCTAAAGAGTCAGACTCAGGATTGTTAAGATCGATTACCTTGGCTTGAGACATTTTAGGAATATCAGTAATGTCGCCAATAAATTCATATGTTTTGGAAAAACTTCCTAGAGAGTTTCTTTCTAGATATCCCAATATTTTTTGTCCTTGAATTACAGGAACTACATCAAAATCTTTAGCTTTCATCTCAGCCAATACTTCGATAATTGGCTGATTTGTTTTAACTTTAGTTAAATCTTTGTTCATAGTCGCAAAGTACTCAATACGGATAGCTTCTTCAGCAAATTTCTTGAGGTCACGAAAATCTTTAAGCATATAAATCACCTAAATTAAGTTTTATTTTCATTCAACACATCTTCTAAATCTTGCTGCATTAGCCGTGCAAGACGCTTGCTTGGCGTTTTCTCTATTTCCATTACGAGTTGTACTGCCTGTTCATGCCATTCTTCCTCTAGATTGGGACAAGAAAATTCATCACGAGGTTTATCCATCCTCGCCATAGCCGATATAAAGCCTGATTTTGCTGGCAAGTTACGCTCAACTAGGCATTCAGCGCCGCAGATATTACATTCTAATGATTTATAAGCGTTTGGCTCAGTAATAAAGAAGCCATATCCTTGAGTTTTCATATATCCCCCTTGATTGAGACTTGGAGTTTAGTCATAACAATATACCTATACCTCATCAAAATCGTCTTGTATAGTAAGGAATGTTTTTACATTTGATGAGCGTACACAAAACAAACTATGTGGCGATCTCTGTTTGATTAATTTTTGAAAAGAGCGATCTCGATTCACTTCATAGCCTTAAATTTTTCTGAACATCTCAAGACAAAGCCCTAGCAAATCTAACCTGTTTCTCAGTAACTACAACAAAACTATCCGCTAACTGCCCCGCATAATTTTCTAATAAACTTTGCAAAACATTGATTTTGTTAGCATTACGCTCATCCTCAAGCCTAAGCAAAACCACCCCATGATGTAGTCTTCGTTCCCGATAAACCTTTTCACCAAAATCCTTATCACAAGAAATCAAAATCCAATTCTCATCCCAAGCCTTTTGTAGAATTTCATCATCATCAGTCCCTCTTGCCTCCTCATAAACCGAGAAAACCTCATGATTTTGACTGCGTAACCAACGCGCAACCACAACACCCGTATTTTCATCCACCAAAAACCGCACCTAAGCAATCTCCGCCAAAGGCATAAAACTTGCACTTTCCAAAGCACGAGACGCAAACAGCAAACAAGCCCTAATATCCGCCTCAACCAAACCTTCATACTCTTCCAAAATCTCCGTCACAGTTGCACCATGAGCCAGCAGATTTAGAATGTACTCAACAGATAACCGAGTCCCTCTAATGACTGGCTTTCCCACCATCACTCTAGGACTAGAAGAGATCCGATTTAACAAATCTTGTTCTTTCATATTTTCTAAGAATCTTGCCTGATTTATCACAACCATCATAACTAAGAAAATAAAATTGCGGCGAAATCTTCAAAATCACTATCAGGACTCAACTACTTTCATGAGACATCATTCAAAGCATCGCTAAAAACCCTTTGCTGCTGTTCACCCATTTGCAAATTACAAAGCATTAGAACTTGTTCATCAGGCAAAGTATCTATGGGAATCTCATTAATAGTGCGATCGATCCATTCAATCAGCATTTCTTCAATCCCTTGTCGATTGAGCGCAGCAATTTCCTTAACTTTTTTTGCCAACGGTTCGGGAAGTTCTAAGGCGATCGACTCAGACATATTGCCTCATAGACAACACTAAATTTTGATTGATAAAATACAGTATAACTCCATCGAATCACCTTGCTTATCAAGATGGCTTGTTAGGAATAGGCTTAGCAGCTCTATTCGATTGTTTAGGCGATCGCTATTTGTTTAATTTTTTGCATAGGCGATCGTTGTTTAGTTAACGCATGAGATGTAACTATTGATAGAAACCATGAGGCTAAGCTAGAGGAATGTCAAAACAATTATCCGAACCATCTTGGCGATCGCATTTATTTTGGATAATTGTGGGACTATTTGGGCTAGTGATTATTTTGGAATTTTCCACACCTCCCGAATATGTCATGGGTTATCTCTACATCAGCCCAATCCTCATCGCCAATTCGCAATTGGGTCGCCGTAGCACTTTGCAACTCACCTTAGTAGCCGTAATTCTCACCCTATTAAATATATGGATTCCCAAACAAGGAGAAGTGCAAATCTCGATGATTGTGAATCGGCTAGTCACGATTTTGGCATTAATCGTAACTAGTTTCTTAAGCGATCGCGATCGACAAACACAACAAATTTTGGTGCAGCAACAGGCAAAACTTCAATCCCAAGAAAAAATCATGAATGTCCGCGAAGACTTTGCTTACACTTTGACCCATGATTTGCGAACTCCGTTACTTGGTGCGATCGAAACGCTTCAAGCTTTTGACCGCGAACAGTTTGGGACTATTCATACTAAACAAAAAACTGTAGTAGCAACGATGATCCGTAGTCATCAGAATAGTTTGAGATTAGTGGAAACCCTCCTTGATGTCTATCGCAATGAAACGGAAGGTTTGCAATTACAATTAGAGCCAATTAATCTCGCAATATTAGCGGAAGATGTAGCAACCTCGCTTTTGAGACTATCTACAAGCCGCAGCGTTTATCTGAATCTGCATTATGGAGAGTCGGAATTTCGCAAATTCCTGTGGGTGAATGGTGATGCTTTCCAATTACGGCGAGTTTTTACAAATTTACTAACCAATGCGATTAATCATTCTCCGCGAGGCGCAAAAGTAGAAGTTGTGCTAGAAATCCAATCTTCATATCAGGTTGTACAGGTACTCGATGTTGGCTCAGGTATTAAGATTGATGAAAAGCCATACTTATTTGATCGGTTTTATCAAGGACAAAGCGATCGCTTAGCTACTGGTTCTGGACTGGGTTTATATCTAACCCGCCAAATTATCGAAGCTCATGGCGGTACAATTTGGGCAGAAAATCGTATTCCCCATGGCGCAATATTCGGCTTTCGTTTACCCACTTTGCCCTATTCATCGCATGACATTACCTAAACGACAGGATAGATGGCACAGAGCGCCATCTATGCCTGCCATAACGAAGTTTATTGAAAAAAAATGACCTTAGATCACCTTAAAATCCTGTTAGTTGAAGACGATGAACTATTTCGCCTTGGTTTACAAGTGCGTTTGCAACAGGAAACCAAAATCGCGGTTTTAGCAGAGGCTAACGATGGAGAAACGGCGATCGATCTTGCCAAACAGCAACCCTTTGATCTTGTCCTGCTTGATATCGGTTTGCCAGGGCTTGGTGGGCTAGAGACCTGTCGCCAACTCAAGCTCAATCATCCGAACTTACCGATTTTAGTACTCACTTCACGCAATGAGCGATCGCTAATCTCGCGTTTAGTTACCGCAGGCGCACAGGGCTATTGCCTCAAAGGGGTTGCTGCTGAGACCTTAATTCTTGCCATGCGATCGGTGATCGCAGGAGCATCTTGGTGGGATGCCGCTGCAACTGCTGAAATCCATAATATTTTTCAAAATCAATCTTCCGAGATTACACCTGAGAATTTATCTGGGTCAAAAGTTGATACTTTGACGCGACGCGAAAAAGAAATTCTCCTTTTGATGTCTGAGCAGAAAACCAATCAAGAGATTGCCGATCTGCTTTACATCTCATCAGGAACAGTGCGGGTACATATTCATACGATTTTGCATAAATTAGAAGTAAGCGATCGCAAACAAGCGATCGCCATTCACAATAATCATTTATAAATTACCAACCAAAAGCGATGAAGAATTTACACCGTCCGTTCACCCTTTTAATTGGCGCGATTGCGCTGATCGTAGGAAGTTGTACTGTCCCAGAAACAAACAATCCATCAATTGTTGCGCAACCTACAACATCGGCGACCGCCACTAACAAAGAACTTACTCCAAACAGTTTCAAGCAAGTTACGGTAGCCAAAGATTTAGAGAGACCTTGGGGAATGGCATGGTTGCCCGATGGCGCGATTCTAATTACCGAGCGAGTGGGTCGAGTCAAAATTTTCCGAAATGGATCATTAGAGCAAATTGCGATCGCTGAAATCCCCAATTTATTTGTGTCTGGACAAGCAGGTTTGATGGATATCTCACTCCATCCACGCTTTGCTCAAAATAACTTGGTGTATCTCACATACTCCAGTGGCAATTTCCAATCTAATCACACCAGTATTTTGAGAGCAAAATTTGATGGTAAAGCTCTGGTGGAACCACAAGTTATTTTTGAGGTGAAACCTTCAAAATCAGGGAATCAACACTTCGGTTCGCGTATTGTTTGGCTGCCAGATGACACAATGCTGATTGCGATCGGTGATGGAGGCAATCCTCCATTACAACTGGATGGTGAGTTGATTCGCAATCAAGCCCAAAAGCTAAATAGTCAGCTTGGTAAAGTCCTACGACTTAAAGATGACGGCTCTATTCCATCTGATAATCCCTTTGTGAAAACTGCTAGTGCTAATCCAGCGATTTGGAGTTATGGACATCGCAATATTCAAGGGTTATTTGCTGATCCCATCTCCAAGCAAGTATGGTCAACCGAGCATGGTTCAAGGGGTGGTGATGAACTAAACCTCATCGAAGCTGGGAAAAACTATGGCTGGCCAGTTGTAACCTTTAGCCAAGAATACACAGGAGGTAAAATTTCCAAGGAAGTATCTCGCCCCAATATGGTCGATCCTAAATTGGTGTGGACTCCTGCGATCGCACCATCGGGTCTGTTACTATATCGTGGCAATATCTTCCCAAATTGGGAAGGTAATTTGTTTGCTGGTGGATTAGTATCTAAATCAGTTGTGCGCATCAAAATCGAAGGTAATAAAACAATAGTTCAAGAAACTATTCCTGTCGGTCAGCGAGTAAGAGATGTCCGTCAAGGAAAAGATGGATTTATCTATATTCTGACCGATGAACAATCAGGGCAACTTATTCGCCTTGAACCAATGTAGTCGCGATCGCATTGTTTAAGTAAGAGTAGCCAAAAGCTGAAAGTCCTAACTAAAACACAAAAAGGATATTTAGGCGAATTCGCTTAAAGTGCGTACAATAGGAAAACCTAGATTAAGCAACTGCATTTTCCTGTAATCAACATCCGCATATTATGGCAACGCAGACAGATATCGAAATTGAGAATGCAAACCCAATCCTAGAGTTGGGGCATGTCAATGTACAAACTATCCGAGAACTAATTGCTGACTCAATCAACAAAGAACCAGCTAAAAATGCAACTAAAGAAGAATTACTACAAGAAGTTAAGCAGTTAGTTGACACGCAAGTTTTGTCAAGAGATCTGATCAATGCAGTTATCCGCGAACATAAATTTGCTGGCAAAGTATCCGTGTGTTTAGGAATGCCCCTTGAATATAAAAGCTTGACTAAGCAACAACTAGATAGACTACTACGCCATAACCAAGACAACGATCCCTTTACAACGGAACTACACCCACAGTTAACCCAAAAGCCCTCATTTAATAGCGCTGAGTGGCTGAGTGACACCAAGCTGAGGCTAGAGTTTACCTATGCAGGTAAATCATACGAACTTGAAGATAATTACCAATTGAGGAAAATCACTCCCACAAAGCGTATTGATGCCTATATTAGACTTCTAGACAGAACATTTTTAGTTGAAACTCGTGCCAGCATTCGCGAAACTAAACTGCTACACGCATCAATTTCTCGCTTGCTTGGAATAGAAGTAGCAGCAATGACATTTTCAGATAATGACATGGCTTTTCTTAAGCGCGAACTAATTGCTAAATCCAGAGCGTCAAAATACAAACTTTTTGGAGGTGATCTTGATACTGTTTATGTGTCTGCATCTCCGACCCTTGATGACTTAGAGAGCTCTGAGGAATTCAGAGAAAAATTTAGCGATGGCGAGTTACGTGAAACACGCCTTGAGTTTTTTTATACCAAACATTCAGGGCATTTAACAAAAGTATCCTTACATATTAGCCATCAAGGAAATATTTGGTTTATGAGCGATGTTGCAGAGGAAGTAATTGAATACGTTTTATTGGCAGTCAGAAAAATCAAGTTTCTTCCTCCCATAAGCAAATTACGGCGATCGACGAAAGAGAATCCAGAAATCAACGAGCAAATTGAAACTTTACTGTATGCCATTCGTGCTAATGGTTATGGTAGTCACTTTAGCCCGCGCATTTATCAAACATTAGGAATACAAGTACAAGAGCGATCATGGATAGAAAGTATTTCAAAGCTAGTACAGGCAGGCTTTTTATCTGAGAGCTTTGAGCTATGCTGCCCTGCTTGCCATGAAACTATTGCAATCTATCAAAGCTACAAAGATCTTCCTTTAGATCGTGAAATTTCTTGTGATCACTGTGGACATAATTTTACAGTTTCCGAGAGCGATATTTTTCTGACCTATGCTTTTAAAGAAGATCTCATTACTCAGCCTTATATTTCGGTAATTGAGCACATATTTCCGACCATTGTGGAGGAAAGCTTCGCTAAATGAACGAGTCGCAACATAATTTTAGTTTCCGTGAAAATATCAACTTTATCCCGATATCTTAATAGATGAAGCATTACATCAGGTCAGAGACTATCTCCAGATTTTATTAGGGCGTGCCAATCAGCCAGAAACGGGAGATAACATTGGACTCATCCTCGAATCACTAGCACGAATCCTCCTAGAATCTCCATATCTTAGTTGTAATAAGATGCGGCGAAATTGTAAAGCAGGAGAAATAGATTTAGATTTTAAAGTTAGAAAGATAACTGCAACACTTTTTGCAGAGTTTGACTATCTGCTGATTGTGGAATGTAAAAATTGGAGTAAAAAAGCTGGCGCACCAGATTTAAGGATATTTTGCAGCAAAATGCGAGAAGTTGGAGCAAAAGTTAGTATTTTCTTCTCCAAGCAAGGAATTACAAGAGATGCAAAAACAGTAATTCGAGACGCTTGGCTAGTAGATAAAATCATAGTGCTGGTATTTGATTCAAAAGATCTTGATCGAATCATTAACCAGTCAGAAAATCTCTACACCATACTGCACGATAAGTATATTTCTGTTCGTACCTCTTCTAAAGAGTAGAGTCTAAAAATCAAAGTAGATAAATGGTAGTTTCTTGTCGGGGCTGAGGATGCTGACTAGAAAAAGGCTGACGGGGACTAGAAATAATTTCACTTGCCAATTTAACTGCCACTTGGCGCGATCACATTGATAGGCAACTAGAGAACACATACATAGACCAAATAGTAATAACGCGATCTGTCCTGCTGTAATACCGAGAGATTCCACATAGATTTTTACACCGAACTGAGGATCGCTCTCGTAGCCCCAGAGCCTTTGCAAAAACATATTTGTATCAGCTAAATTCGGTAAGCGGAACGGAATCCAGCCTAAAAACACTACCAACTGTGTGATCACAACTGCCAAGAGTCTCATTGGCAAAGGCTTCCAGATTTTATGCAAATCTTCAAATACGCTGCAAACTTCCATCCAGAGGCGATGTACTACCAGCGCCGCACCATGCCAGACACCCCAAATAATGAAGCCCCAGTTTGCGCCATGCCAAATCCCAACTACGAGCATGATAATCATCAAATTTAGGCAAGTCCGCCAAAGCCCCCCCCTAGAACCACCCAAAGGAATATACAGATAATTTCGCATCCATGCACCGAGGGTCATGTGCCAACGCCGCCAAAAGTCAGAAATACTTGCTGAGAAATAAGGGAAATCGAAATTTTGAGGCAACTTGAAACCTAATAACAAAGCGCTACCTCTTGCCATATCGATATAGCCGCTAAAGTCACAGTAAATTTGAATGCCATAGGCGAATAGAGCTAACCAGAGATCGATACTGCCTGCACGTTCAGTATTCCGAAAACTAAGATCGACTAGTCTTGCCAGATTGTCCGCGATGATGCCTTTTTTGACGGCTCCACAGGCAAATAGCCATACACCTTCGGCAATATCAGGCAACACGGGACGCGATCGCGTGATTAGTTGAGGTGCAAATTCTTGATAGCGGGTAATGGGACCAGATAGTAGTTTGGCAAAAAATAACTTATAAGCTGCAAAATTTAGAAAATCC from Pseudanabaena sp. BC1403 encodes the following:
- a CDS encoding DUF5615 family PIN-like protein produces the protein MRFLVDENTGVVVARWLRSQNHEVFSVYEEARGTDDDEILQKAWDENWILISCDKDFGEKVYRERRLHHGVVLLRLEDERNANKINVLQSLLENYAGQLADSFVVVTEKQVRFARALS
- a CDS encoding MBOAT family protein, with translation MDFLSLDYALFLLIVTVIYWLLPNVQARLLIILTASLMFYSFIQRQYVWLLLVMLAINFWLGGEIRKGDKFLKQWLLFVGIFFDVLLLFGFKYIPFVATAIGNITGLPVGSSLAIWAKTNIVPPITLSFFVFELIAYLVDTYRGNSPAKDFLNFAAYKLFFAKLLSGPITRYQEFAPQLITRSRPVLPDIAEGVWLFACGAVKKGIIADNLARLVDLSFRNTERAGSIDLWLALFAYGIQIYCDFSGYIDMARGSALLLGFKLPQNFDFPYFSASISDFWRRWHMTLGAWMRNYLYIPLGGSRGGLWRTCLNLMIIMLVVGIWHGANWGFIIWGVWHGAALVVHRLWMEVCSVFEDLHKIWKPLPMRLLAVVITQLVVFLGWIPFRLPNLADTNMFLQRLWGYESDPQFGVKIYVESLGITAGQIALLLFGLCMCSLVAYQCDRAKWQLNWQVKLFLVPVSLFLVSILSPDKKLPFIYFDF
- a CDS encoding DUF433 domain-containing protein → MKEQDLLNRISSSPRVMVGKPVIRGTRLSVEYILNLLAHGATVTEILEEYEGLVEADIRACLLFASRALESASFMPLAEIA
- a CDS encoding response regulator transcription factor — its product is MTLDHLKILLVEDDELFRLGLQVRLQQETKIAVLAEANDGETAIDLAKQQPFDLVLLDIGLPGLGGLETCRQLKLNHPNLPILVLTSRNERSLISRLVTAGAQGYCLKGVAAETLILAMRSVIAGASWWDAAATAEIHNIFQNQSSEITPENLSGSKVDTLTRREKEILLLMSEQKTNQEIADLLYISSGTVRVHIHTILHKLEVSDRKQAIAIHNNHL
- a CDS encoding PQQ-dependent sugar dehydrogenase, which gives rise to MKNLHRPFTLLIGAIALIVGSCTVPETNNPSIVAQPTTSATATNKELTPNSFKQVTVAKDLERPWGMAWLPDGAILITERVGRVKIFRNGSLEQIAIAEIPNLFVSGQAGLMDISLHPRFAQNNLVYLTYSSGNFQSNHTSILRAKFDGKALVEPQVIFEVKPSKSGNQHFGSRIVWLPDDTMLIAIGDGGNPPLQLDGELIRNQAQKLNSQLGKVLRLKDDGSIPSDNPFVKTASANPAIWSYGHRNIQGLFADPISKQVWSTEHGSRGGDELNLIEAGKNYGWPVVTFSQEYTGGKISKEVSRPNMVDPKLVWTPAIAPSGLLLYRGNIFPNWEGNLFAGGLVSKSVVRIKIEGNKTIVQETIPVGQRVRDVRQGKDGFIYILTDEQSGQLIRLEPM
- a CDS encoding restriction endonuclease, with protein sequence MRRNCKAGEIDLDFKVRKITATLFAEFDYLLIVECKNWSKKAGAPDLRIFCSKMREVGAKVSIFFSKQGITRDAKTVIRDAWLVDKIIVLVFDSKDLDRIINQSENLYTILHDKYISVRTSSKE
- a CDS encoding CBS domain-containing protein; protein product: MLKDFRDLKKFAEEAIRIEYFATMNKDLTKVKTNQPIIEVLAEMKAKDFDVVPVIQGQKILGYLERNSLGSFSKTYEFIGDITDIPKMSQAKVIDLNNPESDSLEKAFEYLRRYRWFFVKRDKTIVGIVTLDDLKHPIVSLYILSKLLIVEAGLRRLWGTYTNIPTPDAPPKKTRSDASPKKTESKEPTVFKDIIDNVKKQSENNYDSIIRHLGYTDVSFHEHTDDMGVVA
- a CDS encoding sensor histidine kinase KdpD, which produces MSKQLSEPSWRSHLFWIIVGLFGLVIILEFSTPPEYVMGYLYISPILIANSQLGRRSTLQLTLVAVILTLLNIWIPKQGEVQISMIVNRLVTILALIVTSFLSDRDRQTQQILVQQQAKLQSQEKIMNVREDFAYTLTHDLRTPLLGAIETLQAFDREQFGTIHTKQKTVVATMIRSHQNSLRLVETLLDVYRNETEGLQLQLEPINLAILAEDVATSLLRLSTSRSVYLNLHYGESEFRKFLWVNGDAFQLRRVFTNLLTNAINHSPRGAKVEVVLEIQSSYQVVQVLDVGSGIKIDEKPYLFDRFYQGQSDRLATGSGLGLYLTRQIIEAHGGTIWAENRIPHGAIFGFRLPTLPYSSHDIT